In a single window of the Gossypium hirsutum isolate 1008001.06 chromosome A13, Gossypium_hirsutum_v2.1, whole genome shotgun sequence genome:
- the LOC107893499 gene encoding G patch domain-containing protein 8, translating into MDYRRYNSSQEANLGTKQQISEEQAYQDSLVEELAEDFRLPINHKPTENVDLDNVQQATLDTKLNSSNVGFRLLQKMGWKGKGLGKDEQGIIEPIRSGIRDPKLGIGKQEEDDFFTAEENIQRRKLDIEVEETEEHAKKREVLAEREQKIQTEVKEIRKVFYCELCNKQYKLAMEFEVHLSSYDHNHRKRFKEMREMHGSSSRDDRQKREQQRQEREMAKFAQMAGARKQQQQESREESGPATTPAPAPASAIATALADQEQRKTLKFGFSSKSSSSKNASGSAVKKPKVAVASVFGNDSDDE; encoded by the exons ATGGACTACCGAAGATACAACAGTTCTCAGGAGGCAAACCTTGGAACTAAACAGCAAATTTCAGAAGAGCAA GCATACCAAGATTCTCTTGTTGAGGAGTTGGCTGAAGATTTCCGCTTGCCAATCAATCACAAGCCAACGGAGAATGTTGATCTGGATAATGTTCAGCAAGCAACGTTAGATACAAAGTTGAATTCTTCAAATGTTGGGTTTAGGCTTCTTCAAAAAATGGGTTGGAAAGGAAAGGGTCTTGGGAAGGATGAACAGG GAATAATTGAGCCTATAAGATCTGGGATTAGAGATCCGAAGTTAGGGATTGGAAAACAAGAAGAAGATGATTTCTTCACTGCTGAAGAAAATATCCAGCGTAGGAAACTAGATATTGAGGTTGAGGAGACTGAGGAACATGCCAAGAAACGAGAG GTGTTAGCAGAACGTGAGCAGAAAATTCAAACGGAGGTGAAAGAAATACGCAAGGTGTTCTATTGTGAGCTTTGCAACAAGCAATACAAATTGGCTATGGAATTTGAGGTCCATCTGAGTTCATATGATCACAACCACAGAAAG CGCTttaaagaaatgagagaaatgcaTGGTAGTTCCAGTCGTGATGATCGACAAAAGCGAGAGCAGCAACGCCAGGAAAGAGAGATGGCTAAGTTTGCTCAAAT GGCTGGTGCTCGTAAACAGCAGCAGCAGGAGTCCCGGGAGGAATCTGGGCCTGCAACTACTCCTGCTCCTGCTCCTGCTTCTGCCATTGCTACTGCACTTGCTGATCAGGAGCAGCGGAAGACATTGAAGTTTGGTTTTTCTTCTAAAAGCAGCAGCTCTAAG AATGCATCTGGTAGTGCAGTGAAGAAACCAAAAGTAGCTGTTGCATCAGTTTTTGGGAATGACAGTGATGATGAATAG